A single window of Chitinophaga sp. XS-30 DNA harbors:
- a CDS encoding alpha/beta fold hydrolase has product MNKHILTRLPVIIALAMLAACQPRSTNEQNTSAETTETVAGKSIQPADTGYAAVNGLKLYYEVYGKGKPIVLLHGSFMNIPLNWSHIIPLLAKDRQVIVAEMQGHGRTRDISREFSYENMADDVSGLLRHLKIDSADILGYSMGGGVAFQMAVRHPEQVRRLVVLSGTYAHDGWWPDVEAMYSTINADMFKGSPIQTQYDSLGNDPAHFPEFVKKVISIDLKPYDWSAEVKNIKTPLFMAIGDADGVRYEHALELFRAKGGGKMGDIHGLPQSRLAILPGTTHIGMMMQTDWLIPMITDFLDADLNAPPPMF; this is encoded by the coding sequence ATGAATAAGCACATCCTCACCCGTCTCCCCGTTATTATTGCTTTAGCGATGTTGGCAGCCTGCCAGCCGCGTTCCACCAATGAACAAAATACCTCAGCTGAAACAACGGAAACGGTTGCCGGCAAAAGCATTCAGCCTGCTGACACCGGTTACGCAGCTGTAAACGGGCTAAAACTGTACTATGAGGTTTATGGCAAAGGCAAGCCCATCGTACTCCTCCATGGCTCCTTTATGAATATCCCCCTGAACTGGTCGCACATCATCCCCCTGCTGGCGAAAGACAGGCAGGTCATCGTAGCGGAAATGCAGGGCCACGGGCGCACAAGGGATATATCCCGGGAATTCAGCTATGAAAATATGGCGGACGATGTATCCGGACTGCTCAGGCATCTCAAGATAGACAGTGCGGACATACTGGGATACAGCATGGGAGGCGGAGTTGCCTTCCAGATGGCCGTGCGGCATCCGGAGCAGGTACGCCGGCTGGTGGTACTGTCCGGTACCTATGCGCATGACGGATGGTGGCCTGATGTAGAGGCCATGTATTCAACGATCAATGCGGATATGTTCAAAGGATCACCCATACAAACGCAATACGACAGCCTTGGAAATGATCCGGCGCATTTTCCGGAGTTTGTGAAGAAGGTGATAAGCATAGACCTGAAGCCTTATGACTGGTCCGCAGAGGTTAAGAACATCAAAACTCCCCTGTTCATGGCTATTGGCGATGCCGACGGCGTACGGTATGAGCATGCCCTGGAGCTGTTCCGGGCCAAGGGCGGCGGAAAAATGGGCGATATCCACGGCCTGCCCCAATCCCGCCTGGCCATTCTACCGGGCACTACCCATATCGGGATGATGATGCAGACGGACTGGCTGATCCCCATGATCACCGATTTCCTGGATGCCGACCTGAATGCACCGCCGCCGATGTTTTAG
- the ppsA gene encoding phosphoenolpyruvate synthase yields MRAYILRFQETDKTTLAMAGGKGANLGELSRMEGVRVPEGFCITTEAYKAIMGNNEMLDTLLDQLAALKADNRQGIHEICAGIRKAIENIAIPADIAGEITLHLEQSGENNAYAVRSSATAEDLPTASFAGQQDTYLNVIGKEAVLKAVSRCWASLFTERAVMYRLQQGFDHRKVRLAVVVQQMVFPQAAGILFTADPVNSSRKITSIDASFGLGEALVSGLVNADNYKVRNGSIIDKKISGKHLAVYPLKDGGTKQMEIAQEMRHKPALTDEQILQLERTGRKIEAHFGCPQDIEWCLADDTFYIVQSRPVTTLFPIPEANDGENHVYVSVGHQQMMTDPIRPLGLSFFLLTTRAPMRTAAGRLFIDITAMLASPAGRKIVIHNLGQSDPLIKDALMTVVAQEDFIKLLPDDQQAQNPAKNGRNIPPPASPAQIENDPAIVADLIRNNQASIAALKQNIQTRSGSDLLDFILEDLQELKSLLFGPESATVIKAVVEASLWINEKMNEWLGEKNAVDTLSQSAPGNITSEMGLALLDVADVIRPYPAVVDYLQHTKNERFLEELPQFEGGQAGRAAISAYLDKYGMRCAGEIDITRTRWIEKPVTLLPLLLSNIRNFAPGASHRKFEQGRQEAFKKKQALLDRLKQLPDGEQKAVETERMIDLVRNFIGYREYPKYGMVNRYFVYRQALLKTAAQLVQAGVLQETEDIDYLSFEELREALRTNRVDDQLIRQRKDAYKTYEKLTPPRVITSDGEIFTGRYKREDLPAGAIPGLAVSSGVTEGRARVILNMEDADLEDGDILVTAFTDPSWTPLFVSIKGLVTEVGGLMTHGAVIAREYGLPAVVGVEHATSLIKDGQRIRVHGTEGYVEIL; encoded by the coding sequence ATGCGTGCTTACATACTTCGTTTTCAGGAAACAGATAAAACAACGCTTGCCATGGCCGGAGGCAAAGGCGCCAACCTGGGGGAATTATCCCGGATGGAAGGCGTAAGGGTACCGGAGGGCTTTTGCATTACCACGGAAGCATATAAAGCCATCATGGGCAATAACGAAATGCTTGACACGCTGCTGGATCAGCTGGCCGCGCTGAAAGCGGATAACAGGCAAGGCATTCATGAGATCTGCGCCGGCATCCGGAAGGCGATAGAAAACATAGCGATCCCCGCGGACATTGCCGGTGAGATCACCCTGCACCTGGAACAGTCTGGTGAAAACAACGCCTATGCCGTACGGTCCAGCGCCACTGCGGAGGATTTGCCAACGGCGTCCTTTGCCGGCCAGCAGGATACGTATCTGAACGTCATCGGGAAGGAGGCGGTCCTGAAGGCGGTCAGCAGATGCTGGGCTTCGCTGTTCACGGAAAGGGCGGTCATGTACCGCCTTCAGCAGGGTTTCGACCATCGTAAAGTACGCCTGGCTGTAGTTGTGCAGCAGATGGTATTCCCGCAGGCCGCAGGGATACTGTTCACGGCAGACCCTGTCAACTCCAGCAGGAAAATAACATCCATTGATGCCAGCTTCGGACTTGGCGAGGCCCTGGTCTCCGGCCTCGTGAATGCGGACAACTATAAAGTGCGCAATGGCAGCATCATCGATAAAAAGATATCCGGCAAGCATCTGGCAGTCTATCCCCTGAAAGATGGCGGTACAAAACAAATGGAGATTGCACAGGAGATGCGGCACAAACCGGCGTTGACGGATGAGCAGATCCTGCAGCTGGAGCGAACCGGCAGAAAGATCGAAGCGCATTTCGGCTGCCCGCAGGACATCGAATGGTGCCTGGCTGATGATACGTTTTATATTGTCCAGAGCCGGCCGGTCACCACCCTGTTCCCCATCCCCGAAGCCAATGACGGGGAAAATCACGTCTATGTATCTGTCGGCCATCAGCAAATGATGACCGATCCCATCAGGCCATTGGGCCTGTCCTTTTTCCTGCTGACGACCCGCGCCCCTATGCGCACTGCGGCCGGAAGGCTGTTTATTGACATTACCGCCATGCTGGCTTCGCCAGCCGGCAGAAAAATAGTCATCCATAACCTGGGGCAATCCGATCCGCTTATAAAAGACGCACTGATGACTGTTGTGGCGCAGGAGGATTTCATAAAATTATTGCCGGATGATCAGCAAGCACAAAACCCCGCCAAAAACGGCCGGAACATTCCGCCTCCGGCTTCTCCTGCGCAGATAGAAAACGATCCGGCCATCGTTGCGGACCTGATCAGGAACAACCAGGCGTCGATAGCAGCGTTAAAACAAAACATTCAAACGAGATCAGGATCAGATCTGCTGGATTTTATCCTGGAAGATCTGCAGGAATTGAAAAGTCTCCTGTTTGGCCCTGAAAGCGCAACGGTGATCAAAGCTGTTGTAGAGGCCTCATTATGGATCAATGAAAAAATGAACGAATGGCTGGGTGAAAAGAACGCCGTAGATACCCTGTCTCAATCCGCCCCCGGTAATATTACCTCGGAAATGGGTCTTGCGTTGCTGGATGTTGCCGACGTAATTCGTCCGTATCCGGCAGTGGTGGACTATCTACAGCATACGAAGAATGAGCGCTTTCTCGAAGAACTGCCTCAATTTGAAGGCGGGCAGGCAGGCAGAGCGGCGATCTCCGCTTATCTTGACAAATACGGGATGCGTTGTGCCGGGGAGATCGATATCACCAGAACACGCTGGATCGAAAAGCCTGTTACCCTGCTCCCCTTGCTCCTCAGCAATATCAGAAACTTTGCGCCGGGCGCCAGCCATCGGAAATTTGAGCAGGGACGGCAGGAAGCATTCAAAAAAAAGCAGGCGTTGCTGGACCGGTTGAAGCAACTGCCGGATGGTGAACAAAAAGCGGTAGAAACGGAACGAATGATCGACCTGGTGCGGAATTTCATCGGCTACCGGGAATATCCAAAATACGGGATGGTCAACCGCTACTTCGTTTACAGGCAGGCGCTGTTAAAGACAGCCGCACAACTTGTACAAGCCGGGGTACTGCAGGAAACCGAAGATATTGACTACCTCTCTTTTGAAGAGCTCCGCGAAGCCCTGCGCACAAACAGGGTGGATGACCAGCTCATCAGGCAACGAAAAGACGCTTACAAAACATATGAAAAACTCACTCCCCCACGCGTTATCACATCAGACGGCGAGATCTTTACAGGCCGGTACAAGCGGGAAGATCTCCCCGCCGGGGCCATTCCGGGCCTGGCGGTTTCCTCCGGAGTTACAGAGGGACGGGCGCGGGTTATCCTGAACATGGAAGATGCCGATCTGGAAGACGGGGATATATTGGTGACGGCCTTTACCGACCCCAGCTGGACGCCATTGTTCGTTTCCATAAAAGGCCTGGTCACCGAAGTAGGCGGACTGATGACCCATGGCGCTGTTATTGCCCGGGAATACGGACTGCCTGCGGTTGTGGGGGTAGAGCATGCTACAAGCCTGATCAAAGACGGGCAACGGATCCGGGTGCATGGAACGGAAGGGTATGTGGAGATACTGTAG
- a CDS encoding MarR family winged helix-turn-helix transcriptional regulator, producing the protein MNTDIIKHVRKLNQLHAYTTIQMHEAVARKAGLSGTDHKYLGFLIEKGRMTAGELATLTGLTTGAVTGLIDRFEKKKLVKRKFAEDDRRKVFIMPNTKNIMALLEPLYKEFRNKSEILFASFPDKEIKIIETYLSKAIELMNETTDTLRSTAS; encoded by the coding sequence ATGAATACCGACATCATCAAACACGTCAGAAAACTGAACCAGTTACATGCTTACACGACTATTCAGATGCACGAAGCCGTTGCCCGAAAGGCGGGGCTTTCGGGAACCGACCATAAATACCTGGGCTTTCTGATAGAAAAGGGACGGATGACCGCCGGCGAGCTGGCTACATTGACCGGCTTGACGACCGGCGCGGTTACGGGTTTAATAGACCGGTTTGAAAAGAAAAAACTGGTCAAAAGAAAATTTGCGGAAGACGACAGGCGGAAAGTCTTCATCATGCCAAACACGAAAAATATCATGGCGCTTTTAGAACCGCTGTACAAGGAATTCCGGAACAAATCGGAAATACTCTTTGCATCGTTCCCGGACAAGGAAATCAAAATCATTGAAACGTACTTATCGAAGGCTATTGAACTGATGAATGAAACAACTGACACGTTGCGTTCAACAGCTTCCTAG
- a CDS encoding NAD(P)H-dependent oxidoreductase: MKTLVIVTHPDIENSAVNKRWIRELHKFPDKYVVHQLYKVYPDEKIDVLAEQRLVEQYDKIVFQFPYYWFNCPPLLKKWFDEVLTHGWAYGSKSGYRVSGKKIALAISLGVDEHEYRREERYKYTLAELTRPFELTFEYVKADYRPFFAYYGMEFNTSEEWIERSVPLYLDFLDAL; encoded by the coding sequence GGTAATCGTAACACATCCTGATATTGAAAATTCAGCTGTCAACAAAAGATGGATCAGAGAACTGCATAAATTCCCTGACAAATATGTAGTCCACCAGCTATACAAGGTTTACCCTGATGAAAAAATCGACGTACTGGCGGAACAACGGCTGGTTGAGCAATATGACAAAATTGTATTTCAGTTCCCGTACTACTGGTTCAATTGTCCTCCGCTTTTGAAGAAATGGTTCGATGAAGTGTTGACGCATGGATGGGCTTACGGCAGTAAAAGCGGGTACAGGGTTTCGGGGAAGAAAATTGCACTGGCGATATCACTGGGGGTTGATGAACACGAATATCGCCGGGAAGAAAGATATAAATACACCCTGGCAGAATTAACGAGACCTTTTGAGTTGACTTTTGAATATGTAAAAGCCGATTACAGGCCATTCTTTGCTTACTACGGGATGGAGTTCAACACTTCGGAGGAATGGATTGAAAGAAGCGTTCCGCTGTATCTTGATTTCCTGGATGCTTTATAA
- the katG gene encoding catalase/peroxidase HPI, which yields MGKESNDISKCPFHNGSMQQSIGGGGTRNRDWWPDQLKLNILRQHSSLSNPMGEDFNYAEAFKSLDLEAVKKDLHALMTDSQDWWPADFGHYGPLFIRMAWHSAGTYRVGDGRGGAGAGQQRFAPLNSWPDNVSLDKARRLLWPIKQKYGNKLSWADLMILTGNVALESMGFKTFGFAGGREDVWEPQEDVYWGAETTWLGGDLRYAHGSEGVPKEHGVLVSDDDADGAIHSRNLENPLAAVQMGLIYVNPEGPDGNPDPIAAAKDIRDTFGRMAMNDEETVALIAGGHSFGKTHGAAPATHVGKEPEAAGLELQGLGWSNSYGSGKGADTITSGLEVIWTKTPTQWSNNFFENLFGFEWELTKSPAGAHQWVAKDAGDIIPDAYDGAKKHRPTMLTTDLSLRFDPVYEKISRRFLENPEAFADAFARAWFKLTHRDMGPRSRYLGPEVPEEELIWQDPIPAVDHPLINEQDIAALKTKVLASGLSVSELVSTAWASASTFRGSDKRGGANGARIRLAPQKDWKVNNPVQLQKVLNILAGIQKEFNDAQTNGKKISLADLIVLAGNAGIEKAAKDAGNAVTVPFTPGRMDASQEQTDVESMGYLEPAADGFRNYRQSKLPVSTEALLIDKAQLLTLTAPELTLLVGGMRVLDTNFNGSRHGVFTARPGLLTNDFFINLLDMGIAWKAATEDKELYEGSDRATGKIKWTATRADLVFGSNSELRAIAEVYGSVDAQGKFVKDFVAAWNKVMNLDRFDVV from the coding sequence ATGGGAAAAGAATCAAACGACATCAGTAAATGCCCCTTTCACAACGGCAGCATGCAGCAGAGCATTGGCGGTGGCGGCACCAGGAACCGCGACTGGTGGCCTGACCAGTTAAAATTGAATATCCTTCGCCAGCATTCGTCCTTATCCAACCCGATGGGGGAAGATTTTAACTATGCCGAAGCATTCAAAAGCCTCGACCTGGAAGCGGTGAAAAAGGACCTTCACGCACTTATGACCGATTCGCAGGACTGGTGGCCGGCGGACTTCGGGCATTATGGTCCCTTGTTCATCCGTATGGCCTGGCATAGCGCCGGTACCTACCGTGTAGGTGATGGCCGCGGCGGTGCGGGAGCAGGGCAGCAACGTTTTGCCCCGCTGAACAGCTGGCCGGATAATGTGAGCCTGGATAAAGCCCGCAGGCTGCTTTGGCCGATCAAGCAAAAATATGGCAACAAACTCTCATGGGCGGACCTGATGATCCTTACCGGGAATGTAGCGCTGGAATCCATGGGATTCAAGACCTTCGGCTTTGCCGGTGGGCGTGAAGATGTGTGGGAGCCGCAGGAAGATGTGTATTGGGGTGCCGAGACTACCTGGCTGGGTGGTGACCTGCGTTATGCGCATGGTTCCGAAGGTGTTCCGAAAGAACATGGCGTACTGGTGTCTGACGATGATGCGGATGGCGCTATCCACTCCCGCAACCTGGAAAATCCGCTCGCTGCCGTGCAGATGGGGCTGATCTATGTGAATCCTGAAGGTCCCGATGGCAATCCCGATCCCATTGCCGCAGCTAAAGATATTCGTGATACTTTCGGCCGCATGGCCATGAACGATGAAGAAACGGTAGCCCTGATAGCCGGCGGGCACAGCTTCGGCAAAACCCATGGCGCGGCCCCTGCCACCCATGTAGGCAAAGAGCCTGAAGCAGCCGGTCTGGAATTGCAGGGCCTCGGCTGGAGCAATAGCTATGGCTCCGGTAAAGGCGCTGATACCATTACCAGTGGACTGGAAGTCATCTGGACGAAAACGCCCACCCAATGGAGCAATAATTTCTTCGAAAACCTGTTCGGCTTTGAGTGGGAGCTTACCAAAAGTCCGGCCGGCGCACATCAGTGGGTAGCGAAAGATGCCGGGGATATCATTCCCGATGCGTATGACGGTGCAAAAAAGCATCGCCCTACCATGCTGACGACCGACCTCTCTTTGCGATTTGATCCGGTGTATGAAAAGATATCCAGGCGCTTCCTGGAAAACCCGGAAGCATTTGCGGATGCTTTTGCCCGCGCATGGTTTAAACTGACGCACCGCGATATGGGGCCGCGCAGCCGTTACCTGGGCCCGGAAGTGCCGGAAGAGGAATTGATCTGGCAAGACCCGATCCCCGCAGTTGATCACCCATTGATAAACGAGCAGGATATCGCAGCCCTGAAGACAAAAGTATTGGCATCCGGCCTGAGCGTATCTGAACTGGTGTCCACCGCCTGGGCTTCGGCTTCCACCTTCCGCGGTTCCGACAAACGCGGCGGCGCCAACGGCGCCCGCATCCGCCTGGCTCCGCAAAAGGACTGGAAAGTAAACAACCCGGTACAGCTGCAAAAGGTATTGAACATACTGGCCGGCATTCAGAAAGAATTCAATGACGCACAGACGAACGGAAAGAAAATTTCCCTGGCGGACCTGATCGTACTGGCCGGTAACGCAGGTATCGAAAAAGCGGCGAAAGATGCCGGGAATGCGGTAACCGTTCCTTTTACGCCCGGCCGTATGGATGCCTCGCAGGAACAGACCGACGTGGAATCGATGGGGTACCTGGAGCCGGCTGCTGATGGTTTCCGCAACTACCGCCAGTCGAAATTACCCGTATCTACCGAAGCATTGCTGATCGACAAAGCGCAGTTGCTCACCCTTACCGCTCCCGAACTGACCTTGCTGGTGGGTGGCATGCGTGTGCTGGACACGAACTTTAACGGTTCCAGGCATGGTGTTTTTACCGCCCGCCCGGGCCTGCTGACGAATGACTTCTTTATAAACCTGCTGGATATGGGCATTGCCTGGAAGGCAGCTACGGAGGACAAAGAGTTGTATGAAGGCAGCGACCGCGCCACCGGCAAAATAAAATGGACGGCTACCCGCGCCGATCTGGTGTTCGGCTCCAATTCCGAGTTGAGAGCTATTGCAGAAGTGTACGGAAGTGTAGACGCGCAGGGTAAATTTGTGAAAGACTTTGTAGCGGCCTGGAATAAAGTGATGAACCTGGACAGGTTTGATGTAGTCTGA